In one window of Ferriphaselus amnicola DNA:
- a CDS encoding mannose-1-phosphate guanylyltransferase/mannose-6-phosphate isomerase, which produces MIYPIILSGGSGTRLWPLSRAALPKQFLPLVTDKTLFQETLLRLSGLADLAKPLVVCNAEHRFLAAEQLREIDISPLSLVLEPVSRNTAPAVAIAAFAALEQSADATLLVLPADHLVQDVAAFHAAINQAAELAKQDKLVTFGITPDSAATGFGYIERGVALEGATASYAVARFVEKPDADTAQRFLDSGQFFWNSGMFVFKASVYLQELEKFAPAIYAAAKASWHGGKHDLDFSRVDEAAFAASPSDSIDYAVMEHTRSAAMVTADIGWDDVGSWDALAAAIPGDANGNVLRGDIFAPQTKNTYIRAESRMVTAIGLEDMVVVETPDAVLVAHKDFSQNVKQAVEYLKQAERSEHLVHRRVYRPWGYYEGIDQGKNYQVKRIVVNPGQKLSLQLHHYRSEHWIVVAGNAKVTVGRANRLLHANESIYIPVGIKHRLENIGETPLYLIEVQTGSYLGEDDIVRFEDVYQRT; this is translated from the coding sequence ATGATTTACCCGATAATTTTATCTGGCGGTTCTGGAACTCGCTTGTGGCCTTTGTCTCGTGCAGCTCTACCCAAGCAGTTTCTACCCTTAGTGACTGATAAAACGCTGTTTCAAGAGACTTTGTTGCGTCTGTCTGGGCTGGCCGACTTAGCTAAGCCATTGGTGGTATGTAATGCCGAGCATCGCTTTCTCGCTGCCGAGCAGTTGCGCGAGATCGATATCTCCCCCCTTTCTTTGGTATTAGAGCCCGTCAGTCGCAACACGGCGCCTGCTGTGGCGATTGCCGCGTTTGCCGCGCTCGAACAAAGTGCTGATGCCACTTTATTGGTATTGCCGGCAGACCACTTGGTTCAGGACGTGGCTGCCTTCCATGCTGCAATCAATCAAGCCGCTGAGTTGGCAAAGCAAGATAAGTTGGTCACTTTTGGCATTACTCCAGACAGCGCAGCTACTGGTTTCGGCTATATCGAGCGCGGGGTTGCGCTAGAAGGTGCCACTGCTAGCTATGCTGTTGCACGGTTCGTCGAGAAGCCAGATGCGGATACGGCACAGCGTTTCTTGGACTCTGGCCAGTTCTTCTGGAACAGCGGCATGTTTGTGTTCAAAGCTTCCGTCTATCTACAGGAACTGGAGAAGTTCGCCCCTGCGATATATGCGGCTGCCAAAGCATCTTGGCACGGCGGCAAGCATGATCTGGACTTCAGTCGGGTTGATGAGGCTGCATTTGCCGCTTCGCCATCCGATTCTATTGATTACGCCGTGATGGAACACACACGCTCCGCAGCGATGGTGACCGCTGATATTGGCTGGGACGATGTAGGTTCGTGGGATGCGCTGGCCGCCGCGATTCCCGGTGATGCCAATGGTAACGTCCTGCGTGGCGACATCTTTGCTCCACAAACGAAGAATACTTACATCCGCGCAGAAAGCCGTATGGTGACGGCGATCGGCCTAGAAGACATGGTGGTGGTGGAAACGCCGGATGCGGTGCTGGTCGCGCACAAGGATTTTTCGCAGAACGTGAAGCAGGCGGTGGAGTATCTGAAGCAGGCGGAGCGTTCTGAGCATCTGGTGCATCGCCGCGTTTATCGCCCATGGGGATATTACGAGGGCATCGATCAAGGCAAGAACTACCAAGTTAAGCGCATCGTGGTCAATCCTGGACAAAAGCTGTCTTTGCAACTGCATCACTACCGTTCAGAGCATTGGATCGTCGTGGCAGGCAATGCCAAAGTTACTGTGGGACGTGCTAATCGTTTATTGCATGCCAACGAGTCGATCTATATCCCTGTCGGGATTAAGCATCGCCTAGAAAATATCGGTGAAACACCACTTTATTTGATCGAAGTGCAGACCGGTAGCTATCTGGGCGAGGATGATATCGTGCGCTTTGAGGACGTTTATCAGCGGACCTAA